The genomic stretch CGCACCAGCAGCTCCACGTCATCGCGGGGGCCCGGAATGGCCACGGGCCGGTCCGGGAGCGTCATCGTCGTGTCCACGACGCGGTGGCCGCGCGCGGCGGGGATGAAGGCCGTGCGCAGCATGGGGCGCAGGTCCTCCACGCCCTCGTCCTGCACCTTCGCCAGCCGGCGCTCGATGATGGCGCTCTGGTCGTCCGCCGAGCGGCGCAGCCGCTCCAGGTAGCGCTGGATGGGGGCCGTCAGCCCACCCGCCGTTCCCTTCAGCATCATGTCCACGTATCCCTTGATGACCATCAATGGTGTCCTGAGGTCGTGTGACGCCCGGGAGCGCCGGTGCTCCTGGTTCTCCACCCGCCGTTCCAATCGCCGCTGCGTCTTCAGCAGATGCACGTGCCGCGCCGCCGCGTCCGACTCCCGGGTATGCGCCGCGAGCAGCACGGCGCCGAACGCCGACATCCGCGCGAGCACCCGCGCATCCCTGCCTGTGAGCCGTTCGGGCCACACGACCAGGGCTGGCCGACGACGCATCCTTCCCCGGGCGCGCGTGGCCGTGACGACCCCTGTCGCCGCTACACAGACGCGTCCGTCATAGAAGGCCGCTCCGGAAGCGCCCGTCATCCGCTGGGCCTCGCGTACCAGGGACTCCAATCCCGCACGAGCACCACAGCGGAAGGCACGTTCGGCAACCTCCGCGAGCGCCTGTTCCACCCCTGCATCGGACTCGTTGCCGATGCGCCACCCCGTCCAAGCACCTGCCAGCACGCGGGAAGGTATGGGCACTCCACGCACGCGCCGCAACACTGCCCAGGGAGGGCGCCGGACGCCCACGAATCGGAAATCCTTTTCCCTTCAGGGCGTGTGAGCCCCCCACTTTTTACCGTCAGGGGGTACGGAGGCGCCGCGCAACCCCGCTCAACTCCTAAGAAACAGCTCCTGGCCAGGCACTTGCTACCGGCATCCGGCACGGGTGGCGGAAGGGGCGAATGGGGACTCTCGATTACTACGCGGCGATCGCTCGACTTGCACCAGGTGGACTGGCGCGCAGCGCTGTGCGGCGTGTCCAAGGTGTGGCGCGGCAGGCGCTCTATCGTCGGCGCGAGCGCGCGGACGAGGTGCAGCTCCTCGAGTGCTACGGCGCGACGGATGGCGTGGAGCTGGTGGAGCTGGCGCTGGGCCAGCGCAGCTCACGCATCTGGTGTGAAGTCTCTCAGCGTGCGTCGGTGCTGGAGGCGCTCGCCGCGGTGCCCGGCGGCCTGGAGCGCGCGCGGGCCCGTGCCCAGGCCGCGCTTCGCCAGGAGTGGGACGTCTTCGGCACCCCGGTGGTTTTCGGCGAGGGCCGTCCCGTGGACTGGTCCCTGGATCCGGTGAGTGGTCACCGCTATCCGGTGGAGCCCGTGGAGCGCCTGTCGCTCGCGGTGACGGGGAGCGACCCGAAGTACCCGTGGGTGATGGGCCGGCTCGACAGCGTCGTGGCGCTGGGCCAGGGCTACTGGGTGGAGACGGCCAGTGACGTGCGCGCGCGGCTGGCGGATGCCTTCGTGGCGCAGGTGTTGGACTTCCTCCAGGCGAACCCCGTGGGGCAGGGCGTGCACTGGACGTGCGCCATGGAGGTAGCGCTGCGCGCCGCGAACCTGGCGCAAGCGCTGGCCATGTTCTCCGCCGCGCCCGCGGTGGCCCGGCCGGACTTCCTGGTGCCGGTGCTGAGCGCGCTGGCCGAGCACACCGCCTGGGTGGAGGCCCACCTGGAGGATCGCGGCGCGGTGCCCAACAACCACCTGGTCTCCAACTACGTGGGCCTGTTGGTGGTGGGCCTGCTCTTCCCGGAGCTGCCGGGCGCGCCGCAGCAGGTGTCGCTGGCGGTGGGGGGGCTGCGCGAACAGATGGAGAAGCAGGTGCACCTCGAGGGCACGTCCTTCGAGGGCTCCATTCCCTATCATCGCCTGTCGGTGGAGCTGTTCACCCTGGCGTACCTCGCCGCGCGGGGCGCGGGTGTGCCATTGGGGCCCAAGT from Myxococcus xanthus encodes the following:
- a CDS encoding sensor histidine kinase, whose translation is MPIPSRVLAGAWTGWRIGNESDAGVEQALAEVAERAFRCGARAGLESLVREAQRMTGASGAAFYDGRVCVAATGVVTATRARGRMRRRPALVVWPERLTGRDARVLARMSAFGAVLLAAHTRESDAAARHVHLLKTQRRLERRVENQEHRRSRASHDLRTPLMVIKGYVDMMLKGTAGGLTAPIQRYLERLRRSADDQSAIIERRLAKVQDEGVEDLRPMLRTAFIPAARGHRVVDTTMTLPDRPVAIPGPRDDVELLVRTLARAVAASGAPSAVRVEAAGDAGVWQLRVNIRGSKALPEKTVTLLRHLTQRLRGGLSLPEETGNGWVVHLPVDDTVPVAPRDA